In a single window of the Elaeis guineensis isolate ETL-2024a chromosome 6, EG11, whole genome shotgun sequence genome:
- the LOC105033261 gene encoding cyclin-D5-1 isoform X1, producing MEDSDCSVYTSNLICQENDIDFDADDGEEEHHQMVILPKDADLTETEEYMEKLVFRECSLEIPSHDLLSCTDSYSSVVAEDWFKCARSTSVQWILKMKDYFGFSSRTAYLAVAYFDRFFLRRIVDKGKLWVISLLSVACLSLAAKMEEYMAPALSEYQIDGYEFNSKAIQRMELLVLSTLEWRMSSVTPFDYLSYFTCKFQYEYGTKDLLHNAIGFIFVIAEAFNIVDYRPSAMAAAAILAASSKRFTKELLESKMSAIPLCGSLEKEHVYACYSAMTMESHKKLNTTKRGASSDLSANHSSIDDAVDLVDSASFTGLSNKRRRLQLPSIQ from the exons ATGGAAGATTCAGATTGTTCTGTTTACACTTCCAACCTCATCTGCCAGGAGAATGATATTGACTTTGATGCAGATGATGGTGAAGAGGAACACCATCAAATGGTTATACTACCCAAAGATGCTGATCTTACCGAAACTGAAGAGTATATGGAGAAGTTGGTTTTTAGAGAGTGCAGCTTGGAGATTCCAAGTCATGACCTTTTATCCTGTACTGATTCCTATTCTTCTGTGGTAGCAGAAGATTGGTTCAAGTGTGCGCGCTCAACTTCGGTGCAATGGATTCTCAAG ATGAAGGACTACTTTGGCTTCAGCTCCAGAACCGCATACTTGGCGGTGGCCTACTTTGATCGCTTCTTTTTGAGGCGAATCGTTGAT AAGGGAAAGCTGTGGGTGATCAGCTTGTTATCGGTAGCTTGTTTATCATTGGCAGCAAAGATGGAGGAATACATGGCGCCAGCATTGTCAGAGTATCAAATAGATGGGTATGAATTCAATAGCAAAGCAATCCAGAGGATGGAACTCCTAGTTTTGAGTACTCTGGAATGGCGTATGAGTTCAGTGACTCCATTTGATTATCTAAGTTACTTTACATGCAAGTTTCAATATGAGTATGGAACAAAGGATTTATTACATAATGCCATCGGATTCATATTTGTGATCGCTGAAG CATTTAATATAGTTGATTATCGCCCCTCGGCCATGGCTGCAGCTGCCATATTAGCTGCATCCAGCAAAAGATTTACAAAAGAATTATTGGAATCGAAGATGAGTGCTATTCCCCTTTGTGGTTCCTTAGAAAAG GAGCATGTTTATGCCTGCTATAGTGCAATGACAATGGAGTCACACAAGAAGCTGAACACAACAAAGAGAGGAGCTTCTTCAGATTTATCAGCAAACCATTCGAGCATTGATGATGCTGTTGATCTTGTTGATAGTGCCTCTTTCACTGGTTTAAGCAATAAAAGAAGAAGGTTACAATTGCCAAGTATCCAGTAG
- the LOC105033261 gene encoding cyclin-D5-1 isoform X2 encodes MVILPKDADLTETEEYMEKLVFRECSLEIPSHDLLSCTDSYSSVVAEDWFKCARSTSVQWILKMKDYFGFSSRTAYLAVAYFDRFFLRRIVDKGKLWVISLLSVACLSLAAKMEEYMAPALSEYQIDGYEFNSKAIQRMELLVLSTLEWRMSSVTPFDYLSYFTCKFQYEYGTKDLLHNAIGFIFVIAEAFNIVDYRPSAMAAAAILAASSKRFTKELLESKMSAIPLCGSLEKEHVYACYSAMTMESHKKLNTTKRGASSDLSANHSSIDDAVDLVDSASFTGLSNKRRRLQLPSIQ; translated from the exons ATGGTTATACTACCCAAAGATGCTGATCTTACCGAAACTGAAGAGTATATGGAGAAGTTGGTTTTTAGAGAGTGCAGCTTGGAGATTCCAAGTCATGACCTTTTATCCTGTACTGATTCCTATTCTTCTGTGGTAGCAGAAGATTGGTTCAAGTGTGCGCGCTCAACTTCGGTGCAATGGATTCTCAAG ATGAAGGACTACTTTGGCTTCAGCTCCAGAACCGCATACTTGGCGGTGGCCTACTTTGATCGCTTCTTTTTGAGGCGAATCGTTGAT AAGGGAAAGCTGTGGGTGATCAGCTTGTTATCGGTAGCTTGTTTATCATTGGCAGCAAAGATGGAGGAATACATGGCGCCAGCATTGTCAGAGTATCAAATAGATGGGTATGAATTCAATAGCAAAGCAATCCAGAGGATGGAACTCCTAGTTTTGAGTACTCTGGAATGGCGTATGAGTTCAGTGACTCCATTTGATTATCTAAGTTACTTTACATGCAAGTTTCAATATGAGTATGGAACAAAGGATTTATTACATAATGCCATCGGATTCATATTTGTGATCGCTGAAG CATTTAATATAGTTGATTATCGCCCCTCGGCCATGGCTGCAGCTGCCATATTAGCTGCATCCAGCAAAAGATTTACAAAAGAATTATTGGAATCGAAGATGAGTGCTATTCCCCTTTGTGGTTCCTTAGAAAAG GAGCATGTTTATGCCTGCTATAGTGCAATGACAATGGAGTCACACAAGAAGCTGAACACAACAAAGAGAGGAGCTTCTTCAGATTTATCAGCAAACCATTCGAGCATTGATGATGCTGTTGATCTTGTTGATAGTGCCTCTTTCACTGGTTTAAGCAATAAAAGAAGAAGGTTACAATTGCCAAGTATCCAGTAG